The sequence below is a genomic window from Nostoc flagelliforme CCNUN1.
CTAAGACTGGTAAACCTTTTGAGGAGTCGATGAACTAAAAAAAGCGAAAAGTAGCTTTACAGATAATTTACAGATTTTTGATTCAGTCCCAAAATCCGAGTAAATTGAAAAGATAAGCGATCGCTTGTCATCTAAGTATACCTATGGTTGCAATAACCACTAAATTCCTGTTATCCCTTAAACAGGGATAACTTAAAGCAGAAATAAAAATTGATGATTAAGTATCACTCGATAAAAGTAAACTGGCTTGTGGTTGAGGAATAAATTTTATGAAAGCGATGATTCTCGCGGCTGGCAAGGGTACTCGCGTGCGTCCGATTACCTATACAATTCCCAAACCAATGATTCCCATCCTGCAAAAGCCAGTGATGGAGTTCTTGCTGGAACTGTTACGCCAACATGGATTTGACCAAATTATGGTCAACGTTAGTCATTTGGCTGAGGAAATAGAAAACTATTTTCGTGACGGTCAGCGGTTTGGGGTGCAAATTGCCTATTCCTTTGAAGGGAAAATTGATGACGACGGGAAACTGGAAGGCGAAGCAATTGGTTCAGCTGGAGGGATGCGCCGCATCCAAGACTTCTCGCCCTTTTTTGATGATACCTTTGTGGTGTTATGCGGTGATGCTTTAATTGATTTGGATTTAACTGCGGCGGTTAAATGGCATAGAGCTAAACGCTCGATCGCTACTATTATTACAAAATCTGTCCCCAAGGAAGAAGTTTCTAGCTACGGTGTAGTTGTCACTGACGAAGAGGGGCGTGTTAAAGCTTTTCAAGAAAAACCTTCAACTGAAGAAGCCCTCAGCACCAATATCAACACAGGTATTTACATCTTTGAGCCAGAGGTGTTTAACTATATCCCCTCTAATGTCGAGTACGACATTGGTGGCCAATTGTTTCCCAAATTGGTAGAAATCAAAGCTCCCTTCTACGCCATCCCTATGGACTTTGAATGGGTAGATATTGGTAAAGTACCAGATTATTGGCGGGCGATTCGCGGTGTACTCCTAGGTGAAATCAAGAATGTGCAAATTCCTGGTCATGAAGTTGCCCCTGGCATCTACACTGGCTTAAATGTCGCCGTAAATTGGGACAAAGTAGATATCACAGGCCCAGTTTACATTGGTGGTATGACGAGAATAGAAGACGGAGCTAAAATTGTCGGCCCAGCGATGATTGGCCCCAATTGTTGGATATGTAGTGGCGCAACAGTAGAAAACAGCGTGATTTTTGAATGGTCGCGCCTGGGGCCAGGAGTCCGTTTAGTCGATAAGCTAGTGTTTGGACGTTATTGCGTGGATAAAACTGGCGCTGCAATAGATGTTCAAGCGGCTGCTCTAGACTGGCTGATTACCGATGCCCGTCAGACTCCGCCATCACATACGCCTCTTGAGCTACAAGCGATAGAGGAATTATTGGGAACAAACGCAAGTTAAAGTTAGGAGTTTGGAGTCAGGAGTTAGGAGTTAGGAGTTAGGAGTTTGGAGTTTGGAGTTTGGAGTTAGGAGTTAGGAGTTATTATTTTGTGTTTTTCTCTTCACTTCTAACTCTTAACTTTATTCCTAACTCTTCACTCCTAACTCTTAACTTTTTTCCTAACTCCTAACTATTTAGATACGTATATCTTCTGAGACTCTGCTCGTAGGTTTGTAGCAGTCGTTGAGATTCTGCTAGGGTGATGCGCTTTTCTTCTAATGCTTTCTCGCAACGCTGGCGAATGTTTTCCACCATATCTTCGGAGTCATACTGGACATAGCTCACCACTTCGCTCATGGTGTCACCTTTGACAATGTGTTCAATCTGGTAGCCTTTGGGCGTCAATTGGATGTGAACGGCGTTAGTATCCCCAAATAGGTTGTGCAAATTGCCCATGATTTCTTGGTAAGCTCCATTCAAGA
It includes:
- a CDS encoding sugar phosphate nucleotidyltransferase, which translates into the protein MKAMILAAGKGTRVRPITYTIPKPMIPILQKPVMEFLLELLRQHGFDQIMVNVSHLAEEIENYFRDGQRFGVQIAYSFEGKIDDDGKLEGEAIGSAGGMRRIQDFSPFFDDTFVVLCGDALIDLDLTAAVKWHRAKRSIATIITKSVPKEEVSSYGVVVTDEEGRVKAFQEKPSTEEALSTNINTGIYIFEPEVFNYIPSNVEYDIGGQLFPKLVEIKAPFYAIPMDFEWVDIGKVPDYWRAIRGVLLGEIKNVQIPGHEVAPGIYTGLNVAVNWDKVDITGPVYIGGMTRIEDGAKIVGPAMIGPNCWICSGATVENSVIFEWSRLGPGVRLVDKLVFGRYCVDKTGAAIDVQAAALDWLITDARQTPPSHTPLELQAIEELLGTNAS